CACGGGGAAAATCAGGCCGATCCGGACATCGGGTCGCGGAAGCGCCGGAAACATCCCCGTCCGTGCCCGCCGCGCGCCGCAATTCCGCCATATTGCCCGGTCAGGACTGGTGCGCCAAACGCCGCGCCACCGGCGCATAACGCAGGAAACACGGATCATGCGCCGCCGATTGCGCCCGCAGATGAACGACATGCCGCCGCCCCTGCGCCGCTTTGCGCGGCGCGAAGACGGGGCGATGCTGATCTTCATCGTCTATGTGCTGGTCATCATCCTGATGGTCACCGGCGTCGGCATCGACCTGATGCGGTTCGAACGGGACCGGGCCGACCTGCAATACACGCTGGACCGCGCGGTGCTGGCCGCCGCCGATCTCGACCAGCCCTTGCCGGCCAAGCAGGTCGTGCTGGACTATTTCAACAAGGCCGGCCTGTCGAATGTCATCGATGCCGACCGGGTGATCGTCACCAAGGGGGTCAACTACCAGAACGTCTCGGCCACCGCAGCGGCAAAGATGACCACGCAGTTCATGCACATGACCGGGGTCGACATGCTGAACGTGCCGGCATCGGGCGCCGCCGAGGAACGCGTGCCCAATGTCGAGATCTCGCTGGTGCTGGATATCTCCGGTTCCATGCGCAATTCGGGCCGGATGACCGCATTGCGGCCCGCCGCCAGGAGCTTTGTCGACATGGTGATGGCCGGCGACGCGCGGCTGAAATCCTCGATCAACCTGATCCCCTATGCGGGCCAGACGAATCCGGGCCCGTGGATGTTCGACCGGTTGAACGGCCAGCGATACCCGGATATCGAACTGGCCAAAAAGGATGGCGGCACCGAGGAGGGCCGCTATCCGAACGTGTCATCCTGCCTCGAACTGGGCGCGGGCGATTTCACCCATGCCGGCCTGCCCGCCGCCGCCAGCTATGACCAGGTGCCGCATTTCATGAACTGGTCGATCGCGTCCTCGGTGATGGACTGGGGCTGGTGCCCGCAGGACCGCAGCTCGATCGTCTATGCCTCGAACGACGAGGACCAGCTCAAGGGCATGATCGACACCATGCGGATGCATGACGGCACCGGCACCCAGTTCGCGATGAAATACGCAGTGGCGCTGCTGAACCCGTCGTCGCGCGGCATCTTTGCGGCGATGGCCGATGACGGCCTGATCCCGGACGGGTTTCGCAATCGGCCCGCCGACTGGGAAGACCAGGAAACCGCGAAATACATCGTGCTGATGACCGATGGGCAGATCACCGAACAGGTTCGCCCCGATGAAACCATGCACCCGAAAAACCCGACCAGGGAGCTGCTGAACCGATCGTCTGGCGACCGCTACCGGCTCAGCTCGGCCGGCACCAACGTGTCGCGGTTCTATTCGCAGTGCGACCTGGCCAAGGATCCCGCCCGCAACATCATCGTCTACACCATCGCCTTCGATGCACCGTCGAGCGCCCGGACGCAGATGCGCAACTGCGCGTCGAGCGATGCGCATTTCTTCGTCGCGGGCACCGATGATATCGACATCGTGTTCGAGAACATCGCCCGCCAGATCAACCAGCTGAAGCTGGTGAACTGATGTGGCGCCCGGCACAGATCCGGCTCCGGGACCGATTCCGGGCCTGGTTCTGGACTCGCTTTTGGCGCGATGACGGGGGCAACTCGACCATCGAATTCGTGCTGACCTTTCCCGCCGTGATGACGCTGATGCTCGCCGGGATCGAATTGGGCATCCTCGCGCTGCACCATTCGGCGCTGGAACGCGCGGTGGACCTGACCGTGCGCGACATCCGCCTGGGCACCGGCAGCGCGCCGCAGCATGACGTGCTGAAGACGCTGATCTGCCAACGCGCCGGTTTCATCGACGAGTGCGGCGTGAACCTGCGGCTGGAGATGGTCCGCGCCGACCCGCGCAACTGGACCGGGATCGACCCCACGCCCGACTGCACCGACCAGTCCGACGAGGTCGCCCCGGTGCGCAGCTTCGTCAACGGGCGGGAAAACGAGCTGATGATCCTGCGCGCCTGCGCCAAGATCGAACCGATGTTTCCCACCGCCGGGCTGGCCCGGCACATGGTCCTGGACGGCGCCGGGCAGTATGCGCTGGTCTCCACCACCGCCTTTGTGCAGGAGCCCGAGTAGATGCGCCCGCTGCTCCGCCGCCTGCGCCGCTTTGCCCGCGACACGCGGGGGTCGGTCTCGGTCGAGTTCATCCTGGCGATCCCGATGCTGATATGGGCCTTCGGTGCCAGCGTCGTCTATCTCGACGCCTACCGGCAAAGCTCGGTCAACCTCAAGGCCGCCTATACGATCAGCGACCTGATCTCGCGTGAAACCGGCGCGGTGAACGACACCTATATCGACGCCATGCTGTCGCTGCTGCACCTGCTGACCGCCGCCGAAGATCCCTCCACCCTGCGGATCACCATCATCCGCTGGGACCAGGACCAGGGCCGTTACCATGTCGACTGGTCCGCGAACCGGGGGTTCCTGTTCGCCCATGACGACGTGACGGTGATGGCGATCGAGGACCGGCTGCCGGTTCTGCCCGATGGCGAACGGGTCATCCTGGTCGAAACCAGATACCGCTATGACCCGCTGTTCAACGTGGGGCTGGGGGTGATCGACCTGGACAATTTCGTGTTCGCGCGGCCCCGCTTTGCGCCTCAGGTGGTGTGGGGGTCGTGATCCCCGCCAGAGTGATCGCGTTCCGCCAGCATCGCGGCCAGCATCTCGGACATCATCTTGGTCTGCCGCGCCGGCGTGACCCCGCCGACGCCGACCCGCCGGCCCATGCGCCACCAGAGCCCCGGACGCCAGCGGCGCGACCCGGGTTGGCGGGTGCGCAACAGGAACCCGTTTGAGGGCTTGAGGGCAAAGAACCCGCGATCCACCGCCTCGATCTCGGCGACCAGCGCAATGGTCTCGCCGCCGGTCTCGCGCAGTTCGGTCATCGTCAGTTCGATCCGGCTGCCGGTGGCCCGGCGCATCCGTTCGGCGACCCAGAGCGCCGCCAGCCCGGTCGCGATCAGGAAGGCCTGCCAGCCCGGCGCGGGCGGTGTCGCCAGCGCGACATAGATCACCAGCCCGCCGATGACGGTCAGCATCGCCACGCCCAGCCAGCGGCGCGGCGCCGATACGCCGACCTCGGCCAGCACGACCTGGGTGGGTTCGTTTCCGTTCGCCATGGCCCGTGCCGCATACCGGCTCGCCGGTGCGGCCGCAAGCGCCATGGGCCCGGCACATCCACCCATTGCCGCCCCGCCGCCCTCCTGCCCGGAATGTGCTAGACTGCGCCATCCCGACAAAAGGAGTTTCACGATGATTGTCCGAATTTTCCGGGTGCGCGCCCGCGAAGGCCGGGTCGACGAGTTCCGCAGTTTCTTCACCGAAACCGCCATCCCGCTGATGCGGCGTCAAAGCGGCCTGACAACGCTGATCCCCGGCCTGCCACGGCCCGAAACGCCGCGCGACTTTTCGATGGTCATGGTCTGGAACAGCGTCGAGGCGCTGGCCGCCTTTGCCGGCGACGACTGGCGGCAGCCGCATATCGACCCGGCCGAGGCCGAGATCGTCGAGGACCGCTGGCTGGATCACTACGACCTGGCCGAAACCTGATCCTCAGCCGGCGACCGCGCGGCGCACCATGTCCCAGTAGATCTGTTCGACCTGCTCGAGCGTCAGCCGGCCCTCGGCGCGATACCAGGTGTTGATGCCGTTCAGCATCCCGATCAGCGCCAGCGTCGCCACCTTGGTGTCGGCGACGGTGAACGTCCCGTCCCCGACCCCGTCGCGCAGGATCGCCTCGAGCCGGTCTTCGTAGCTGCGGCGCAGCGCCTCGATGGTCTCGAAGTTCCCCGGGTCGAGATTGCGCAGCTCCATATAGGCGATGAAGACCGCGTCCTGCCGTTCGAGATGGAACCGGATATGGAACCGGGTGAACGCGCGCAACCGCTCCAGCGGGTCGGCCTGCCGCGGTTCGGCGTCGAGTGCCGCCAGCAGGTCCTCCATGTGGGCCTGCATCAGGTCGAACAGCAGGCTCTGCTTGTCTCGCGTGTAATTGTAGAGCGCCCCGGCCTGCACCCCCACCGCGCCCGCGATCCGCCGCATCGACACCGCCGCATAGCCGTGCCGGGCAAACAGGTCCTGCGCCGCGGCGCGGATGCGCGGACCAGTGATGTCGGAATGCGATCCTGTCGTGCGGGCCATGACGACAGGCTATCTGAACATCCGTTCAGAAAAAACCCCGTCTTGCACCCTTTCGGCAACCGGGCGACATTGGGGGCCATTTGCCCATCCGGAACCGTCCCAGCCCATGTCTCGCCTTTCTCGCATCGCCCCGGCCCGCTGCCTGCCATTCCTGGCCCTGGCGGTCGTGGCGGTCGTGGCAGGATGCACCGAGATCCCCGAGCTTGATGCCACCCTGTCGCCACAGCTGGAACAGGCGGATTACCCGGCGCTGATCCCGCTGGACGATTCGCTCTTCGAGCATCCCGAACCCCGCGACGAGGCGCGCGAGCTGCAGCAGGGGCTGGACGCGCGCAGCCGCCGCCTGCACGACCGGGCACGGGCGCTGCAGGGCCCGGTGGTGGACGACGCCACCCGCGACCGGATGGCCGAGGGCGTGACGCCGCCGGTCTCCGGCTAGCCGCGCGCGCCCGGCGGCTCCGCGTTGCACCGGCCGCGCGAACCGGATAAGCCACCCGGAACGAGACATCCCTGACAAGAAGGACAGGAACATGGCTGCACCTCTGCGCCTCGGTATCGCGGGGCTGGGCACGGTCGGCGTCGGTGTGCTGCGCATCCTGCGGCGGCAACAGGCGCTGCTGGCCGCGCGGACCGGCCGCGAGATCAGCGTCTCGGCCATCTGTGCGCGCGACCGCCGCAAGGATCGCGGCATATCGCTGACCGCCCATGACTGGGAAGACGACCCGGTCGCTCTCGCCCGGCGCGACGATGTCGACGTGTTCGTGGAACTCATGGGCGGATCGGACGGCCCCGCAAAGGCCGCGACCGAGGCGGCGCTCGACGCGGGCAAGGATGTGGTGACCGCCAACAAGGCGCTGCTGGCGATGCACGGGCAGGCGCTGGCCGAACGGGCCGAAAACTCCGGCCGCACCATCCGCTACGAGGCGGCGGTGGCCGGCGGCATCCCG
This is a stretch of genomic DNA from Pukyongiella litopenaei. It encodes these proteins:
- a CDS encoding TadE/TadG family type IV pilus assembly protein; translation: MRRRLRPQMNDMPPPLRRFARREDGAMLIFIVYVLVIILMVTGVGIDLMRFERDRADLQYTLDRAVLAAADLDQPLPAKQVVLDYFNKAGLSNVIDADRVIVTKGVNYQNVSATAAAKMTTQFMHMTGVDMLNVPASGAAEERVPNVEISLVLDISGSMRNSGRMTALRPAARSFVDMVMAGDARLKSSINLIPYAGQTNPGPWMFDRLNGQRYPDIELAKKDGGTEEGRYPNVSSCLELGAGDFTHAGLPAAASYDQVPHFMNWSIASSVMDWGWCPQDRSSIVYASNDEDQLKGMIDTMRMHDGTGTQFAMKYAVALLNPSSRGIFAAMADDGLIPDGFRNRPADWEDQETAKYIVLMTDGQITEQVRPDETMHPKNPTRELLNRSSGDRYRLSSAGTNVSRFYSQCDLAKDPARNIIVYTIAFDAPSSARTQMRNCASSDAHFFVAGTDDIDIVFENIARQINQLKLVN
- a CDS encoding TadE/TadG family type IV pilus assembly protein, with amino-acid sequence MWRPAQIRLRDRFRAWFWTRFWRDDGGNSTIEFVLTFPAVMTLMLAGIELGILALHHSALERAVDLTVRDIRLGTGSAPQHDVLKTLICQRAGFIDECGVNLRLEMVRADPRNWTGIDPTPDCTDQSDEVAPVRSFVNGRENELMILRACAKIEPMFPTAGLARHMVLDGAGQYALVSTTAFVQEPE
- a CDS encoding TadE/TadG family type IV pilus assembly protein, translated to MRPLLRRLRRFARDTRGSVSVEFILAIPMLIWAFGASVVYLDAYRQSSVNLKAAYTISDLISRETGAVNDTYIDAMLSLLHLLTAAEDPSTLRITIIRWDQDQGRYHVDWSANRGFLFAHDDVTVMAIEDRLPVLPDGERVILVETRYRYDPLFNVGLGVIDLDNFVFARPRFAPQVVWGS
- a CDS encoding antibiotic biosynthesis monooxygenase family protein; translated protein: MIVRIFRVRAREGRVDEFRSFFTETAIPLMRRQSGLTTLIPGLPRPETPRDFSMVMVWNSVEALAAFAGDDWRQPHIDPAEAEIVEDRWLDHYDLAET
- a CDS encoding TetR/AcrR family transcriptional regulator; protein product: MARTTGSHSDITGPRIRAAAQDLFARHGYAAVSMRRIAGAVGVQAGALYNYTRDKQSLLFDLMQAHMEDLLAALDAEPRQADPLERLRAFTRFHIRFHLERQDAVFIAYMELRNLDPGNFETIEALRRSYEDRLEAILRDGVGDGTFTVADTKVATLALIGMLNGINTWYRAEGRLTLEQVEQIYWDMVRRAVAG